The following proteins come from a genomic window of Natronosalvus vescus:
- a CDS encoding type 1 glutamine amidotransferase: MTQVRLALLNAAYDGEETRRNFRRELDASLAEFDITDGDLPETFAYDGVVITGSRASVYWDEPWIEPAKEWVAEAIDRDIPFLGVCWGHQLLADVLGGAVDDMGEYEVGYSEIEHTGDSSLFDGIDSRFTAYTSHSDAVLELPPGATPIAENEYSNHGYRAGRVFGVQFHPEFDQATMRKLLHNKELEDETRERLLADVTDENHAKTRPASLVFENFTEYVRELQRNAVADGARDVSV, translated from the coding sequence ATGACACAGGTGCGACTCGCGTTGCTCAACGCCGCCTACGACGGCGAGGAGACGCGACGGAACTTTCGGCGCGAACTCGACGCGTCGCTCGCTGAGTTCGACATCACCGACGGCGACCTCCCGGAGACGTTCGCCTACGACGGCGTCGTCATCACGGGCTCGAGAGCCTCGGTGTACTGGGACGAACCGTGGATCGAACCGGCGAAGGAGTGGGTCGCCGAGGCGATCGACCGCGACATTCCGTTTCTCGGGGTCTGCTGGGGGCACCAGCTGCTCGCGGACGTCCTCGGCGGCGCCGTCGACGACATGGGCGAGTACGAGGTCGGCTACAGCGAGATCGAACACACCGGCGACTCCTCGCTGTTCGACGGCATCGACAGTCGATTCACCGCCTACACGAGTCACTCCGACGCCGTCCTCGAGCTGCCACCGGGGGCGACGCCCATCGCCGAAAACGAGTACTCGAACCACGGCTATCGAGCAGGCCGGGTGTTCGGCGTCCAGTTCCACCCCGAGTTCGACCAGGCGACGATGCGAAAACTGCTGCACAACAAGGAACTCGAGGACGAGACCCGCGAGCGTCTGCTCGCCGACGTCACCGACGAGAATCACGCGAAGACGCGACCGGCGAGCCTCGTCTTCGAGAACTTTACCGAGTACGTCCGCGAACTGCAGAGGAATGCGGTTGCGGACGGGGCTCGAGACGTCTCAGTGTAG
- a CDS encoding type II toxin-antitoxin system VapC family toxin, whose amino-acid sequence MSLLIDTGVFVALQNERDEHHESATNAMKTAIDGEFGALYTSDYVYDETVTLVRKRTGTYREARIVGDRIAGRGQFPELIDLLFVSAEEFDRSVRTFERYNDHALSFTDASTIALLGEYDIDAVLSFDDDFDGIVDRIDPDTL is encoded by the coding sequence ATGAGTCTGCTGATAGATACTGGCGTATTCGTCGCACTTCAAAACGAGCGTGACGAACACCACGAGAGCGCGACGAATGCGATGAAAACGGCGATAGATGGTGAGTTCGGTGCGCTATACACGAGCGATTATGTGTACGACGAAACGGTAACACTGGTTCGAAAACGAACTGGAACGTACCGCGAGGCTCGAATCGTCGGTGACAGGATCGCCGGACGGGGGCAGTTTCCCGAGCTGATCGACCTACTGTTCGTTTCCGCCGAGGAATTCGATCGGTCTGTTCGAACGTTCGAACGGTACAACGACCACGCACTGAGCTTCACGGACGCGAGTACAATTGCGCTTCTCGGGGAATACGATATCGACGCGGTGTTGAGTTTCGACGACGACTTCGACGGTATCGTCGATCGAATCGATCCAGACACCTTATAA